Proteins from a single region of Erythrobacter sp.:
- the rpoN gene encoding RNA polymerase factor sigma-54, producing MALGPRLDLRQTQSLVMTPQLQQAIKLLAASNLEIETFIAEAMEANPLLDTATPAPDEPERGEIAAPAGEDATADQLMLAGGGEGDAPLDLSSVDRDWDTGDGEARSARDAEWGAASASGGDFDELPDWEQLHAAELTLAEHLEAQIGAATSDPQAAFIARHVIGLLDEAGYLLTPLDEVADDLGVDIFDAKAALRLVQTLDPSGVGARNLAECIAIQAREADRYDPCMKALIDNLELVARGEVERLKRLCRVDDEDFADMLRELRSYNPRPGLAFAPSATSTVVPDILLTANASGGWEIALNEDTLPKLIVNRSYYVELNAGPSNRESQVWLKEKLADAHWLIRALDQRQKTILKTAAEIVRQQDGFFRRGVAELRPLTLREVAEKIEMHESTVSRVTSNKYLWCERGTFELKYFFTSGVASADGEGASSEAIKARIKALIDAETIKDILSDQQLAEMLQKEGFDLARRTVAKYREAIGLGSSAERRRAKKLAGAR from the coding sequence ATGGCATTAGGCCCGCGCCTCGATCTCAGGCAGACGCAATCGCTGGTGATGACGCCGCAATTGCAGCAGGCGATCAAGCTGCTGGCGGCCTCCAACCTCGAAATCGAAACCTTCATTGCCGAGGCGATGGAGGCCAATCCCCTTCTGGACACCGCCACGCCTGCGCCCGACGAACCGGAACGCGGCGAGATCGCGGCTCCGGCGGGCGAGGATGCAACCGCCGATCAGCTGATGCTGGCAGGCGGCGGCGAGGGCGATGCGCCGCTCGATCTGTCTTCCGTGGACCGCGACTGGGACACCGGCGATGGCGAGGCGCGCTCGGCCCGCGATGCCGAATGGGGCGCGGCCTCCGCCAGCGGAGGAGACTTCGACGAGCTGCCCGACTGGGAACAGCTCCACGCCGCCGAACTGACGCTCGCCGAGCATCTCGAAGCTCAGATCGGCGCGGCCACCTCCGATCCGCAGGCCGCTTTCATTGCCCGCCACGTCATCGGCCTGCTCGACGAGGCAGGCTATCTTCTCACTCCGCTGGACGAAGTGGCCGACGATCTCGGGGTCGATATCTTCGATGCCAAGGCCGCGCTGCGGCTGGTGCAGACGCTCGACCCGTCCGGCGTGGGGGCGCGCAACCTCGCTGAATGCATCGCCATCCAGGCGCGCGAGGCGGACCGCTATGATCCTTGCATGAAGGCGCTGATCGACAATCTCGAACTGGTCGCGCGCGGTGAAGTCGAGCGGCTCAAACGCCTGTGCCGCGTGGATGACGAGGACTTTGCCGACATGCTGCGCGAACTGCGCAGCTACAATCCGCGCCCCGGGCTTGCCTTTGCGCCCTCTGCCACCAGCACGGTGGTGCCCGATATCCTGCTCACCGCCAATGCGAGCGGGGGGTGGGAGATTGCGCTCAACGAAGACACCTTGCCCAAGCTGATCGTCAACCGCAGCTACTACGTCGAACTCAATGCCGGGCCGAGCAACCGCGAATCGCAGGTTTGGCTCAAGGAAAAGCTGGCGGATGCGCATTGGCTGATCCGCGCGCTGGACCAGCGCCAGAAGACCATCCTCAAGACCGCCGCCGAAATCGTGCGCCAGCAGGACGGATTCTTCCGCCGCGGCGTTGCCGAACTGCGCCCGCTCACCTTGCGCGAGGTGGCCGAGAAGATCGAGATGCACGAAAGCACCGTCAGCCGGGTCACCAGCAACAAGTACCTGTGGTGCGAGCGCGGCACTTTCGAGCTGAAATACTTCTTCACCAGCGGGGTGGCGTCAGCCGATGGCGAGGGGGCCTCCTCCGAAGCGATCAAGGCGCGGATCAAGGCGCTGATTGATGCCGAAACGATCAAGGACATCCTGTCCGATCAGCAACTGGCCGAGATGCTCCAGAAGGAAGGCTTCGATCTCGCCCGCCGCACCGTGGCCAAATATCGCGAGGCAATCGGTCTGGGGTCGAGCGCGGAGCGGCGGCGCGCCAAGAAGCTGGCGGGCGCGCGTTGA
- the ctrA gene encoding response regulator transcription factor CtrA — MRVLLIEDEPTTAKAIELMLTTEGFNVYSTDLGEEGLDLGKLYDYDIILLDLNLPDMHGYDVLKKLRVAKVQTPVLILSGISEMDSKVRSFGFGADDYVTKPFHREELVARIHAVVRRSKGHSQSVIRTGKLAVNLDAKTVEVDGARVHLTGKEYAMLELLSLRKGTTLTKEMFLNHLYGGMDEPELKIIDVFICKLRKKLSLACGGENYIETVWGRGYVLRDPNEEMEAA, encoded by the coding sequence ATGCGCGTGCTGCTGATCGAAGACGAACCGACCACTGCCAAGGCAATCGAGCTCATGCTCACCACCGAAGGCTTCAACGTCTACTCGACCGACCTCGGCGAAGAAGGCTTGGATCTCGGCAAGCTGTATGATTACGACATCATCCTGCTCGATCTGAACCTGCCTGACATGCATGGCTATGACGTGCTCAAGAAGCTGCGCGTCGCCAAGGTGCAGACCCCGGTGCTGATCCTTTCGGGCATCAGCGAAATGGATTCCAAGGTGCGCAGCTTCGGCTTCGGCGCTGACGATTACGTGACCAAGCCGTTCCACCGCGAAGAACTCGTTGCCCGCATTCACGCTGTAGTGCGCCGCTCGAAGGGCCACTCGCAGTCGGTCATCCGCACCGGCAAGCTCGCCGTGAACCTCGACGCCAAGACGGTCGAAGTCGATGGCGCCCGCGTGCACCTCACCGGCAAGGAATATGCGATGCTGGAGCTTCTCTCGCTCCGCAAGGGCACCACGCTGACCAAGGAAATGTTCCTCAACCACCTCTATGGCGGGATGGACGAGCCCGAACTCAAGATCATCGACGTGTTCATCTGCAAGCTGCGCAAGAAGCTGTCGCTGGCTTGTGGCGGCGAGAACTACATCGAGACCGTGTGGGGCCGCGGATACGTGCTGCGCGACCCGAACGAGGAAATGGAAGCGGCGTAA
- a CDS encoding helix-turn-helix transcriptional regulator, whose amino-acid sequence MSPSPSTPAIPLDALNDKELEVLRLLAAGHTVKSIAVGLDRSEASINERLREARRKTGVGSSRELARRLDAQKIWDRKIDLPGAALLSETQAAPPPERGRWSKGQMMMLIAIPLAAAGLLLTATNPLELGENPGPAAATAAATSQLAGRWSLDVEKIPADERPRAVTIAFTPAADGRWHTVVSVETPDGTLRKAESTAGLDGVAVPVEGSMAGIDSVSLRQPEPDTLVMTLGKAGQRVSTRVYTVADGGKSMTETIVWAADGMPDIVTTTFNRIG is encoded by the coding sequence ATGTCACCCTCGCCCTCAACGCCAGCAATCCCGCTTGATGCGCTCAACGACAAGGAGCTTGAAGTTCTGCGCCTGCTGGCGGCGGGGCATACCGTGAAGTCAATCGCAGTCGGACTGGATCGCTCGGAAGCCTCGATCAACGAGCGGCTGCGCGAGGCGCGGCGCAAGACCGGAGTCGGCAGCAGCCGGGAACTTGCGCGGCGGCTCGATGCCCAGAAAATCTGGGACAGGAAAATCGATCTACCCGGCGCGGCATTGTTGTCCGAGACCCAAGCCGCGCCGCCGCCTGAACGCGGCCGCTGGTCGAAAGGACAGATGATGATGCTGATCGCAATTCCGCTCGCAGCCGCAGGACTGCTGCTCACTGCAACGAACCCCCTTGAGCTCGGCGAGAACCCCGGCCCTGCTGCGGCGACCGCCGCCGCGACATCGCAGCTCGCCGGGCGATGGTCCCTCGATGTCGAGAAAATTCCCGCAGACGAGCGGCCCCGTGCCGTCACGATTGCCTTCACCCCCGCAGCAGACGGTCGCTGGCACACCGTGGTGTCGGTGGAGACCCCAGACGGCACGCTTCGCAAGGCGGAATCGACCGCGGGGCTCGATGGGGTCGCCGTGCCGGTAGAAGGGTCAATGGCCGGGATCGATTCGGTATCATTGCGCCAGCCCGAGCCCGATACGCTGGTGATGACGCTGGGCAAGGCGGGACAGCGGGTCTCCACCCGCGTCTACACCGTGGCGGATGGCGGCAAGAGCATGACCGAGACGATCGTCTGGGCTGCAGATGGCATGCCCGACATCGTTACGACGACCTTCAATCGCATCGGCTGA
- a CDS encoding NADP-dependent malic enzyme, which translates to MADENTTQNKGGFTAREALFYHETIRPGKLEIVATKPMTSQRDLSLAYSPGVAVPVEAIAADPALAARYTAKGNLVAVISNGTAILGLGNLGALASKPVMEGKAVLFKRFADVDSIDIELATEDPEAFINAVALMEPTFGGINLEDIKAPECFIIEAALRERMKIPVMHDDQHGTAIITAAGLLNACHITGRDFKDVKVVVNGAGAAAIACTALIKAMGVRHANVIMCDRSGPITPDREGVDQWKSAHAVATSATSLEEALVGADIFLGLSAAGALKPEWVKKMADKPIIFAMANPTPEIMPDEAKAVRPDAIVATGRSDFPNQVNNVLGFPFIFRGALDVQATTINEEMKVAAAKAIAELAREQVPEEVASAYGKNHKFGTDYIIPAPFDPRLIEVVSSAVAKAAMDSGVAKTRIEDFDAYRVALRSRLNPTTSVLTGVYESAKANPKRMVFAEAEEEVVLRAAIQFRDFGYGTPILVGRTKAVIDKLHQLSVSDPGSFEIQNSADSEHVPAMVDYLYKRLQRRGFTQRDVRRMVNQDRNVFASLLVALGHGDGMITGMTRTFAQTVREVNLVLDHKQDALPFGIHMMIGKNHTTFLADTTINERPDAVALAHIAKETAAVARRMGHEPRVAFLSYSTFGNPSGQWLDSIRDAVAILDREEPGFEYEGEMAPDAALNPKVMALYPFSRLSGPANVLVMPGLQSANLSAKLLRELGSNATIGPMLIGMEKPVQIVPMTASVPDVLTLAVLASAGVVG; encoded by the coding sequence ATGGCCGACGAAAACACCACCCAGAACAAGGGCGGTTTCACCGCGCGCGAGGCGCTGTTCTATCACGAGACGATCCGGCCGGGTAAGCTGGAGATCGTCGCGACCAAGCCGATGACCTCGCAGCGCGACCTCTCCCTCGCCTACTCGCCCGGCGTGGCCGTGCCGGTGGAAGCGATTGCCGCCGATCCCGCGCTCGCCGCGCGCTACACCGCCAAGGGCAACCTTGTGGCCGTGATTTCCAACGGCACCGCGATCCTCGGCCTTGGCAATCTTGGTGCGCTGGCATCGAAGCCGGTGATGGAAGGCAAGGCGGTGCTGTTCAAGCGCTTCGCCGACGTGGACTCGATCGACATCGAACTCGCCACCGAAGACCCGGAAGCCTTCATCAACGCCGTCGCGCTGATGGAACCGACCTTCGGCGGCATCAACCTTGAGGATATCAAGGCGCCCGAATGCTTCATCATCGAAGCCGCCCTGCGCGAGCGGATGAAGATTCCGGTGATGCATGATGACCAGCACGGCACCGCGATCATCACCGCCGCCGGCCTGCTCAACGCCTGTCATATCACGGGGCGCGATTTCAAGGACGTGAAGGTGGTGGTGAACGGCGCGGGCGCAGCGGCGATTGCCTGCACCGCGCTGATCAAGGCGATGGGCGTGCGCCACGCCAATGTCATCATGTGCGACCGTTCGGGCCCGATCACCCCCGATCGCGAAGGCGTGGACCAGTGGAAGAGCGCGCACGCGGTCGCCACTTCGGCCACCAGTCTCGAAGAGGCGCTGGTGGGCGCGGACATCTTCCTCGGCCTGTCGGCGGCAGGCGCGCTGAAGCCCGAGTGGGTCAAGAAGATGGCCGACAAGCCGATCATCTTCGCGATGGCCAACCCGACGCCGGAAATCATGCCCGATGAAGCCAAGGCGGTGCGCCCCGACGCCATCGTCGCCACCGGCCGCAGCGATTTCCCCAACCAGGTCAACAATGTCCTCGGCTTCCCCTTCATCTTCCGCGGCGCGCTGGATGTGCAGGCGACCACGATCAACGAGGAAATGAAGGTCGCCGCAGCCAAGGCCATCGCCGAACTCGCGCGCGAGCAGGTGCCCGAAGAAGTCGCCTCGGCCTATGGCAAGAACCACAAGTTTGGCACCGACTACATAATCCCTGCCCCGTTCGATCCGCGCCTGATCGAAGTCGTCTCCTCGGCCGTCGCCAAGGCGGCAATGGATTCGGGCGTGGCGAAGACCCGGATCGAGGATTTCGACGCCTACCGCGTCGCACTGCGCAGCCGCCTCAACCCGACCACTTCGGTGCTGACCGGCGTCTATGAAAGCGCGAAGGCGAACCCGAAGCGCATGGTGTTTGCCGAAGCGGAAGAAGAAGTTGTGCTGCGCGCCGCGATCCAGTTCCGCGATTTCGGCTATGGCACGCCCATTCTGGTGGGCCGCACCAAGGCGGTGATCGACAAGCTGCACCAGCTTTCGGTGAGCGATCCGGGCAGCTTCGAAATCCAGAACTCGGCCGACAGCGAGCATGTGCCCGCGATGGTCGACTATCTCTACAAGCGTTTGCAGCGGCGCGGCTTCACCCAGCGTGATGTGCGGCGCATGGTCAATCAGGATCGCAACGTGTTTGCCTCGCTGCTGGTGGCGCTGGGCCACGGCGACGGGATGATCACCGGCATGACCCGCACCTTCGCGCAGACCGTGCGCGAGGTGAACCTTGTGCTCGATCACAAGCAGGACGCGCTGCCCTTCGGCATCCACATGATGATCGGCAAGAACCACACGACGTTCCTTGCCGACACCACCATCAACGAACGCCCCGACGCCGTGGCGCTGGCCCATATCGCCAAGGAGACCGCTGCGGTCGCCCGCCGCATGGGCCACGAACCGCGCGTTGCCTTCCTCTCCTATTCGACCTTCGGCAATCCTTCGGGCCAATGGCTCGATTCGATCCGCGATGCGGTGGCGATCCTCGACCGCGAGGAGCCGGGCTTCGAATATGAAGGCGAAATGGCGCCGGATGCCGCGCTCAATCCCAAGGTGATGGCGCTCTATCCCTTCAGCCGCCTGTCGGGTCCGGCCAATGTGCTGGTGATGCCGGGGCTGCAATCGGCCAACCTCTCGGCCAAGCTGCTGCGCGAACTGGGCAGCAACGCGACCATCGGTCCGATGCTGATCGGGATGGAAAAGCCGGTGCAGATCGTCCCGATGACCGCGAGCGTGCCCGATGTGCTGACGCTGGCCGTTCTCGCAAGCGCGGGCGTGGTGGGGTGA
- a CDS encoding IS630 family transposase (programmed frameshift): MARTLSQDLRDRVVAAIDGGLSCHAAAARFGVSVSSAIRWRRRALEHGRAVAKPRGGDRHSGKIEAHGGFIRELIAEQGDMTLVEVQARLIERGALVGIGTVHRFFVRHGITPQKKTGHAIEQDRPDVLRQRQHWFDGQIDLEPERLVFIDETWTATNMTRSHGRCPKGERLRMGFPHGHRKTTTLVAGLRMTGMVAPMVLDGPINGDWFEAYVAQVLVPELQPGDVVIMDNLSSHKRAAVKERIEAAGATLRFLPPYSPDFNPIEKAFSRLKAMLRKAGERTVSGLWDLIGRLVDIFQPAECANYFKSCGYEPE; this comes from the exons ATGGCACGAACGCTTTCACAGGATCTTCGGGACAGGGTCGTTGCAGCGATTGATGGCGGCCTGAGCTGCCACGCGGCGGCGGCGCGCTTTGGGGTCAGCGTGTCGAGCGCGATCCGCTGGCGGCGAAGAGCGCTTGAGCATGGCCGGGCCGTTGCCAAGCCGCGCGGCGGTGACCGGCATTCAGGCAAGATCGAAGCGCACGGCGGCTTCATTCGGGAGCTGATCGCCGAGCAAGGCGACATGACCCTGGTCGAGGTTCAGGCGCGGCTGATCGAGCGTGGGGCCCTGGTCGGTATCGGCACGGTGCATCGCTTCTTCGTGCGTCACGGGATCACGC CGCAAAAAAAGACCGGCCACGCGATCGAGCAGGACCGTCCCGACGTCCTGAGGCAACGGCAGCATTGGTTCGACGGCCAGATCGATCTCGAACCCGAACGCCTCGTCTTCATCGACGAGACGTGGACCGCCACCAACATGACCCGCAGCCATGGCCGCTGCCCGAAGGGCGAGCGGCTGCGGATGGGCTTCCCGCACGGCCACCGCAAGACCACCACGCTGGTCGCGGGACTGCGAATGACCGGCATGGTCGCGCCGATGGTGCTGGACGGGCCGATCAACGGCGACTGGTTCGAAGCCTATGTGGCGCAGGTTCTGGTGCCCGAGTTGCAACCCGGTGACGTGGTCATCATGGACAACCTCTCGAGCCACAAACGGGCGGCAGTGAAGGAAAGGATCGAAGCGGCCGGTGCAACGCTGCGCTTCCTCCCGCCATACAGCCCGGACTTCAACCCTATCGAGAAGGCATTCTCCCGGCTCAAAGCCATGCTCCGCAAGGCGGGTGAGCGAACCGTCAGCGGGTTGTGGGACTTGATCGGCCGGCTCGTCGACATCTTCCAGCCTGCCGAATGCGCCAATTACTTCAAATCTTGCGGATATGAGCCGGAATGA
- the trmB gene encoding tRNA (guanine(46)-N(7))-methyltransferase TrmB yields the protein MTAFKEGDPTTIARLYGRSVGKKLRKHQQGLVDNLLPKISVPAEGPVTSEVLFGDNRPLHFEIGFGGGEHLAYRADLLPDHGLIGAEPFVNGVAQALTHIEDQRLANVRLHHGDALEVLQRIPDGALTMLYLLHPDPWPKARHAKRRMMNDGPVRLFASKLKPGAEFRFGTDHAVYLRHALMVMQRHTDLFEWVVEKPADWQVRPSGWPETRYEHKARTVYGHEVWYFRFRRK from the coding sequence ATGACAGCGTTCAAGGAAGGCGATCCGACCACCATTGCGCGGCTCTATGGCCGCAGCGTCGGGAAGAAATTGCGCAAGCACCAGCAGGGACTGGTCGATAACCTGTTGCCGAAGATCAGCGTGCCGGCGGAAGGCCCGGTCACGTCCGAGGTGCTGTTCGGCGATAACCGCCCGCTGCATTTCGAGATCGGTTTCGGCGGGGGCGAGCATCTCGCCTATCGCGCCGATCTCCTGCCCGATCACGGGCTCATCGGCGCGGAACCCTTCGTCAACGGCGTAGCCCAGGCGCTCACCCATATCGAGGACCAGCGCCTCGCTAATGTCCGGCTCCATCATGGCGACGCGCTGGAGGTGCTCCAGCGCATTCCCGACGGGGCGCTGACGATGCTCTATCTGCTCCACCCCGATCCCTGGCCCAAGGCGCGCCATGCCAAGCGGCGGATGATGAACGACGGGCCGGTGCGGCTGTTTGCGAGCAAGCTCAAGCCTGGGGCCGAGTTCCGTTTCGGCACCGATCATGCCGTCTACCTGCGCCATGCATTGATGGTGATGCAGCGCCACACGGATCTGTTCGAGTGGGTGGTCGAAAAGCCCGCCGACTGGCAGGTGCGCCCTTCAGGCTGGCCCGAGACCCGCTACGAGCACAAGGCCCGCACGGTCTATGGGCACGAGGTGTGGTACTTCCGGTTCCGGCGAAAATAG
- a CDS encoding 3-hydroxyacyl-CoA dehydrogenase NAD-binding domain-containing protein — MRNIAVIGAGQMGTGIAQTVAAHGMKVMLTDVDLARAEAGKANIEKALAKLMGRGKIEAHEAESLLARITPVADYAPFAEADLIIEAATEREEIKNAIFDAAGKVLGAGAIMASNTSSIPITRMANHSPDPARFIGLHFFNPVPVMGLIEVIPGLATAQETTDSITAFARSLGKEVVLSQDEPGFVVNRILLPMINEAVFVLGQSTAGIEDIDKGCRLGLNHPMGPLQLADFVGLDTCLDIINVLYTTTRDSKYRAAPLLVKYVEAGWLGRKTGRGFYDYSGEVPVPTR, encoded by the coding sequence ATGCGCAACATCGCTGTCATCGGCGCCGGCCAGATGGGGACCGGCATTGCCCAGACGGTTGCCGCCCACGGCATGAAAGTCATGCTGACCGATGTCGATCTGGCCCGGGCCGAAGCGGGCAAGGCCAATATCGAAAAGGCGCTGGCCAAGCTCATGGGGCGCGGCAAGATCGAGGCGCATGAGGCCGAAAGCCTGCTCGCCCGCATCACGCCGGTGGCCGATTATGCGCCCTTCGCCGAGGCCGATCTCATCATCGAGGCCGCTACCGAACGCGAGGAGATCAAGAACGCGATCTTCGATGCAGCCGGCAAGGTGCTCGGCGCGGGCGCGATCATGGCGTCGAACACCTCGTCGATCCCGATCACCCGCATGGCCAACCACTCGCCCGATCCGGCGCGCTTCATCGGCCTCCACTTCTTCAATCCGGTGCCGGTGATGGGCCTGATCGAGGTGATCCCCGGCCTTGCCACCGCGCAGGAGACCACCGACAGCATCACCGCCTTCGCGCGGAGCCTCGGCAAGGAAGTGGTGCTTTCGCAGGACGAGCCCGGTTTCGTCGTCAACCGCATCCTGCTGCCGATGATCAACGAGGCGGTGTTCGTGCTCGGTCAGTCTACGGCGGGTATCGAGGATATCGACAAGGGCTGCCGGCTTGGCCTCAACCACCCGATGGGGCCGTTGCAGCTGGCCGATTTCGTCGGGCTCGACACCTGCCTCGACATCATCAACGTGCTCTACACCACCACGCGCGACAGCAAGTATCGCGCCGCGCCGCTGCTGGTGAAATATGTCGAGGCCGGCTGGCTCGGCCGCAAGACCGGGCGCGGGTTCTACGACTATTCGGGCGAGGTGCCGGTTCCGACCCGCTGA
- the mutS gene encoding DNA mismatch repair protein MutS, whose product MMAQYLALREEAGDALLFYRMGDFFELFFEDAKTAAAILDIALTTRGEHNGAPIPMCGVPVHSSESYLARLIKAGCRVAIAEQVETPDEAKARAKREGTPSSKVLVGRAIVRLVTAGTLTEEALLEPRRANVLAAITELRGTIGIAACDVSTGAMVLEECEPAMLGAVLARIGPSEVVVPEDWEEAPAAAIPRPRSTFASDAGTERLRTVHGVATLDAFGDFSRAMLAAAGGLIAYLDHVGRGRLPLLLPPVMRTAAAGMAMDEATRASLEILESTTGGRAGSLIGAVDRCVTGAGSRLLAEDLSAPLLDVDQIEARLALVQFWRDRPIERTHLREALRAIPDLGRALGRVVAGRGSPRDLGQLRDGLSEAARLHHWLSGAPDRPALLDQLVARLAGHGALTDWLARALVPSPPTERSNGGFIADGYDAALDELRATSGDARRAIAAMEARYRDETGIAALKIRHNGVLGYFIEVPARHGDALMAPDSGFTHRQTMAGAVRFNSLKLHEEAARIAEAGGHALAAEEAHFEELVDAVVAAREAIALTAAALARIDVAAGNAERAAEGDWCRPEIAADTGLAITGGRHPVVEAALAKAGERFVANDCVLGGDDRLWLIGGPNMGGKSTFLRQNALVVLLAQAGCFVPANAARIGLVDRLFSRVGAADNLARGRSTFMVEMVETAAILAQATEASFVILDEVGRGTSTYDGLALAWAVAEAVHSQIRCRCLFATHYHELARLADTCDALSLHHVRAREWQGDLVLLHELAEGPADRSYGLAVARLAGVPAPVVARAKAVLAKLEATRAATGGIAAGLGDLPLFAAMAAEPEPASPEQQLAESLRNADLDALTPREALDLLYEWRRGLPTVKG is encoded by the coding sequence ATGATGGCGCAATATCTTGCGCTGAGGGAAGAGGCAGGTGACGCGCTGCTGTTCTACCGCATGGGCGATTTCTTCGAACTGTTCTTCGAGGATGCGAAGACGGCAGCGGCGATCCTCGACATCGCGCTCACCACGCGCGGCGAGCACAATGGCGCGCCGATCCCGATGTGCGGCGTGCCGGTGCATTCCTCGGAGAGTTACCTCGCGCGGCTGATCAAGGCGGGCTGCCGGGTCGCGATTGCCGAGCAGGTGGAGACGCCCGACGAGGCCAAGGCACGGGCCAAGCGCGAAGGCACGCCCTCGTCCAAGGTGCTGGTGGGCCGCGCGATCGTGCGGCTGGTGACGGCGGGCACGCTGACCGAGGAAGCCCTGCTCGAACCGCGCCGTGCGAATGTCCTGGCGGCCATCACCGAATTGCGAGGCACCATCGGGATTGCCGCCTGCGACGTCTCGACCGGCGCGATGGTGCTGGAGGAATGCGAGCCCGCGATGCTCGGCGCAGTGCTGGCCCGCATCGGCCCGAGCGAGGTGGTGGTGCCCGAGGACTGGGAGGAGGCCCCTGCCGCCGCGATCCCCCGTCCGCGCAGCACCTTTGCCAGCGATGCCGGAACCGAGCGATTGCGGACGGTGCACGGCGTGGCGACGCTCGATGCCTTTGGCGATTTCAGCCGCGCGATGCTGGCGGCGGCCGGAGGGCTGATCGCCTATCTCGATCATGTCGGGCGCGGGCGTCTGCCGCTGCTGCTGCCGCCGGTGATGCGCACGGCCGCCGCCGGCATGGCGATGGACGAGGCGACGCGGGCGAGCCTCGAAATTCTCGAAAGCACCACCGGCGGCCGGGCCGGAAGCCTTATCGGCGCGGTGGATCGCTGTGTGACGGGGGCAGGCTCGCGGCTGCTGGCAGAGGATCTTTCGGCTCCGCTGCTCGATGTCGATCAGATCGAAGCCCGGCTGGCGCTGGTGCAGTTCTGGCGCGACCGTCCGATCGAGCGCACGCACCTGCGCGAGGCCCTGCGCGCGATCCCCGATCTCGGCCGCGCGCTCGGGCGGGTGGTGGCAGGGCGGGGGAGTCCACGCGATCTCGGCCAGCTGCGCGACGGCCTCAGCGAAGCGGCGCGGCTGCACCACTGGCTCTCGGGCGCGCCGGATCGCCCCGCGCTGCTCGATCAGCTGGTGGCGCGGCTGGCCGGGCATGGCGCGCTGACCGACTGGCTGGCGCGGGCGCTGGTGCCCTCGCCGCCGACCGAGCGCAGCAATGGCGGCTTCATCGCTGACGGCTATGATGCCGCGCTTGACGAGCTGCGCGCCACATCCGGCGATGCGCGCCGTGCGATTGCGGCGATGGAGGCGCGCTACCGCGACGAGACCGGCATCGCCGCACTCAAGATCCGGCACAACGGCGTGCTCGGCTATTTCATCGAGGTGCCCGCGCGCCATGGCGATGCGCTGATGGCGCCGGACAGCGGCTTCACCCATCGCCAGACGATGGCCGGGGCGGTGCGCTTCAATTCGCTCAAGCTGCATGAGGAGGCGGCGCGGATTGCCGAGGCGGGCGGCCATGCGCTGGCAGCCGAAGAGGCCCATTTCGAGGAGCTGGTCGACGCGGTGGTCGCTGCGCGCGAGGCAATTGCGCTGACGGCTGCCGCGCTCGCCCGGATCGATGTCGCCGCCGGAAATGCCGAACGCGCGGCCGAGGGTGACTGGTGCCGTCCGGAGATTGCCGCGGACACGGGGCTTGCGATCACCGGCGGACGGCATCCGGTCGTCGAAGCCGCGCTCGCCAAGGCTGGGGAGCGGTTCGTCGCCAATGACTGCGTGCTCGGCGGCGATGATCGGCTGTGGCTGATCGGCGGGCCGAACATGGGCGGCAAGTCGACCTTCCTGCGCCAGAACGCGCTTGTTGTGCTGCTGGCGCAGGCGGGCTGCTTCGTGCCTGCCAATGCGGCGCGGATCGGGCTGGTCGACCGGCTGTTCAGCCGCGTCGGCGCGGCGGACAATCTGGCGCGGGGCCGCTCGACATTCATGGTCGAAATGGTCGAGACCGCCGCCATTCTGGCGCAGGCCACCGAGGCCAGCTTCGTGATCCTCGACGAAGTCGGGCGCGGGACATCGACCTATGACGGCCTTGCGCTGGCCTGGGCCGTGGCCGAGGCGGTGCACAGCCAGATCCGCTGCCGCTGCCTGTTCGCCACCCATTACCACGAGCTCGCCCGGCTTGCTGATACCTGCGACGCGCTCTCGCTCCATCACGTCCGCGCGCGTGAGTGGCAGGGCGATCTGGTGCTGCTGCACGAACTCGCCGAAGGGCCGGCGGATCGCTCCTATGGCCTCGCGGTGGCGCGGCTCGCCGGGGTGCCCGCGCCGGTGGTGGCCCGCGCCAAGGCGGTGCTCGCCAAGCTGGAGGCGACCCGCGCGGCGACCGGCGGGATTGCCGCAGGGCTGGGCGATCTGCCGCTCTTCGCCGCGATGGCTGCCGAGCCCGAGCCAGCCTCGCCCGAGCAGCAGCTGGCCGAAAGCCTGCGCAACGCCGATCTGGATGCCCTGACCCCGCGCGAGGCGCTCGATCTGCTCTATGAATGGAGGCGCGGGTTACCGACGGTTAAGGGTTAA